A stretch of Ciconia boyciana chromosome 18, ASM3463844v1, whole genome shotgun sequence DNA encodes these proteins:
- the PRPF4 gene encoding U4/U6 small nuclear ribonucleoprotein Prp4 — MAAASSPAAAASASSRCFLRLCGAKGPRQGAPGRGQADPPGAAAAGPARTSRSFRMLSNSSMSSSFSSSRVGFRRSIATRRRAAPLRSLSRRRRGPSAPRPPLPPCPARPAPPGRRASRRAPRPPEAVVRRRGLCAAPCGPARLGSIRLRLRSPPGAAAMASVRAPAARGGARAPAPAEATKSKPAEESDAPPPKRAPIFYGSLEEKERERLAKGESGLLGKEGMKAAIEAGNINISSGEVFDLEDHMSERQAEVLAEFERRKRARQINVSTDDSEVKACLRALGEPITLFGEGPAERRERLRNILSVVGTDALKKTRKDDDRSKKSKEEYQQTWYHEGPRSLKTARLWLANYSLPRAAKRLEEARLLKEIPEATRTSQRQELHKSLRSLNNFCSQIGDDRPLSYCHFSPNSKLLATACWSGLCKLWSVPDCNLVHTLRGHNTNVGAIVFHPKATVSLDKKDVNLASCAADGSVKLWSLESDEPVADIEGHSMRVARVMWHPSGRFLGTTCYDHSWRLWDLEAQEEILHQEGHSKGVYDIAFHTDGSLAGTGGLDAFGRVWDLRTGRCIMFLEGHLKEIYGVNFSPNGYHVATGSGDNTCKVWDLRQRKCIYTIPAHQNLVTGVKFEPNHGNFLLTGAYDNTAKIWTHPGWSPLKTLAGHEGKVMGLDISLDGQLIATCSYDRTFKLWTAE, encoded by the exons ATGGCCGCCGCCTCCtcgccggccgccgccgcctccgcgtCCTCCCGCTGCTTCTTGCGGCTCTGCGGGGCAAAGGGGCCGCGTCAGGGCGCTCCCGGGCGGGGGCAGGCGGACCcgccgggggcggccgcggccggccccgctcgcACCTCCAGGTCCTTCCGGATGCTCTCGAACTCCTCGATGTCGTCCAGCTTCAGCTCCAGCCGCGTCGGCTTCCGCCGCAGCATCGCGacccgccgccgcgccgctccgctccgctccctcAGCCGCCGCCGGCGAGGGCCGAGCGCGCCCAGGCCGCCCCTCCCGCCGTGCcccgcgcgccccgccccgcccggccgccgcgcctCCCGCCGTGCCCCGCGTCCCCCGGAAGCGGTTGTGAGGCGGCGGGGCCTGTGCGCGGCGCCttgcggcccggcccggctcggctcgatccggctccggctccgctcccctcccggcGCGGCCGCCATGGCCTCCGTGCGGGCTCCGGCGGCGCGCGGCGGCGCCCGGGCCCCCGCGCCCGCGGAG GCCACAAAGAGCAAGCCCGCAGAAGAGAGCGATGCTCCTCCACCCAAGAGAGCCCCCATCTTTTATGGCAGtttggaagagaaggaaagggagcgTCTGGCAAAAGGAGAATCCGGGTTGCTGGGAAAAGAAGGGATGAAAGCTGCGATCGAGGCTGGCAACATCAACATAAGCAGTG GTGAGGTCTTTGATCTCGAAGACCACATGAGCGAGCGGCAGGCAGAAGTGCTGGCTGAGTTTGAGCGCAGGAAGAGAGCCCGGCAGATCAACGTGTCCACTGACGACTCTGAAGTGAAAGCCTGTTTGCGAGCGCTTGGGGAGCCCATCACGCTCTTTGGAGAAGGTCCtgcagaaaggagggagag ATTAAGAAATATCCTTTCGGTGGTTGGAACAGACGCATTAAAAAAGACCAGGAAAGATGACGACAGGTCTAAAAAATCCAAAGAAGAG tatCAGCAAACCTGGTACCACGAAGGACCACGCAGTTTGAAAACAGCGAGGCTGTGGCTTGCTAACTATTCACTCCCCAG GGCAGCGAAGCGGCTAGAAGAAGCCCGGCTGCTCAAAGAGATTCCGGAGGCAACCAGGACATCACAGAGACAGGAGCTACACAAATCCCTGCGA TCCTTGAATAACTTCTGCAGTCAGATTGGAGACGATCGCCCACTCTCCTACTGCCACTTCAGCCCCAATTCCAAACTCCTCGCTACGGCCTGTTG GAGCGGATTGTGCAAGCTCTGGTCTGTGCCTGACTGCAACCTTGTTCACACCTTACGAG GACATAACACCAACGTAGGAGCAATAGTCTTCCATCCCAAAGCCACTGTCTCCCTAGACAAGAAGGATGTTAACCTGGCCTCGTGTGCGGCCGATGGGTCTGTCAAACTCTGGAGCCTTGAAAG tgatgAACCAGTGGCAGATATTGAAGGACACAGCATGAGAGTGGCACGTGTGATGTGGCACCCATCTGGGAGGTTCCTGGGTACTACCTG CTATGATCACTCGTGGCGCTTGTGGGACTTGGAAGCTCAGGAAGAGATTCTCCATCAGGAGGGGCACAGCAAAGGGGTCTATGACATCGCCTTTCACACGGATGGGTCTCTCGCTGGGACTGG TGGACTGGATGCTTTTGGCCGGGTGTGGGACTTGCGCACGGGACGCTGTATCATGTTTCTAGAAGGCCACCTGAAGGAGATCTACGGGGTTAACTTCTCCCCAAATGG ATACCACGTCGCAACTGGCAGTGGTGACAATACTTGCAAAGTATGGGACCTCCGCCAGAggaagtgcatctacaccatTCCTGCCCATCAGAACCTGGTGACCGGGGTGAAATTTGAAC ccaaTCACGGTAACTTCCTGCTCACAGGCGCTTACGACAACACTGCAAAGATCTGGACTCACCCCGGCTGGTCCCCTTTGAAAACGCTGGCTGGTCATGAGGGGAAGGTGATGGGACTGGATATCTCCCTTGACGGCCAGCTGATAGCGACCTGCTCCTATGACAGAACCTTCAAGTTGTGGACAGCGGAGTAG
- the WDR31 gene encoding WD repeat-containing protein 31 → MGKLQSKISFHTSKYRADGSVEETGPVRAVQQHGPTHTDAVTSVAALKPDLCVSGGRDKSVAVCSWRSGAVLQRFIGHEREVTKVTSGLDSNRVFSASRDKTVMMWELHGTSGPSQHFPGHDLVVTGLAVSPDASQLCTGSRDNTVCKWDTETGECLGRAAISRNLVTHLCWVPGEPYVIQTSEDKTIRIWDSRELQVAHTFPAKQHIQTCCDVSHDGRYCLSSSSGSAGEGGEATLWDLRQTRNQVREYKGHFQTTTSCVFLPRGPALAPSIATSSYDSTVKVWDRDTGACLATLCLEGSGPLASLAVCDSSTLLCASFKSGIHVLQMSDHAELVLEEVAAF, encoded by the exons ggccGATGGCTCCGTGGAAGAGACAGGACCTGTTCGAGCCGTCCAGCAGCACGGCCCCACGCACACCGATGCCGTCACTTCTGTGGCTGCTCTCAAACCAGACCTGTGCGTGTCAGGAGGAAGGGATAAG AGCGTGGCTGTTTGCAGCTGGAGGTccggggctgtgctgcagcgGTTCATCGGGCACGAGCGGGAGGTCACCAAG GTCACCTCTGGCCTTGACTCAAACAGAGTCTTCAGTGCATCCCGGGACAAGACGGTGATGATGTGGGAGCTTCACGGGACTTCGGGGCCAAGCCAGCACTTCCCAGGACATGACCTGGTTGTTACTGGACTGGCCGTGAGCCCGG ATGCCTCCCAGCTGTGCACGGGTTCACGAGACAACACCGTGTGCAAGTGGGACACAGAGACCGGAGAGTGTCTGGGCAGAGCCGCTATCTCCAGGAATCTG GTCACACATCTGTGCTGGGTTCCTGGGGAGCCTTACGTCATCCAGACCTCAGAGGATAAAACAATCAG GATCTGGGACAGCCGGGAGCTGCAGGTGGCACACACGTTTCCAGCCAAGCAGCACATTCAGACGTGCTGCGACGTGAGCCATGACGGGCGGTActgcctcagcagcagcagcggctcTGCTGGGGAGGGCGGCGAGGCAACT CTGTGGGACCTACGGCAGACGAGGAACCAAGTGCGCGAGTACAAAGGGCATTTCCAGACCACGACCTCGTGCGTTTTCCTTCCACGGGGCCCAGCTCTCGCCCCCAGCATTGCCACGTCCTCGTACGACAGCACAGTGAAGGTCTGGGACCGCGACACTGGAG cctgcctggccaCCTTGTGCCTCGAGGGATCGGGACCGCTGGCCTCGCTGGCCGTCTGCGACAGCTCCACGCTGCTCTGTGCCAGTTTTAAGTCAGGAATTCACGTACTCCAGATGAGTGACCATGCggagctggtgctggaggaggtggcagcGTTTTGA